Part of the Gigantopelta aegis isolate Gae_Host chromosome 15, Gae_host_genome, whole genome shotgun sequence genome is shown below.
CTGTCATAATACGCTAATTGTAATATTACACTGTTGTAATACgctaattgtaataatattacactgTTGTAAAACGCTGTCATAATACGCTAATTGTAATATTACACTGTTGTAATAcgctgtttttgtttgtttgtatttttattgttgttgttttatttgtgtttatgttttttttttttttgttttttttggtggggaggggggggattTTTGGGTTGTTGTATCTGAGCATTATATGTGAAATCCACCAAAAGCAGATAGCGAAAAGGGTGGTAATTAGAATTAATCTAATATGGCCGCCAGTACCAACTTCTGAGGAGGACTAGTAACTTATGCTTAgaatcaatttgttttaaccAATAAActatgtttcaatcaataacAACTCCTAAATGGTTGATATTAGATTTCACAAATGTAACGTTATTCTGATTATGATGTATGCTGTTTTTGTGATTTCAGGCTCACGCGCGCACATGTTACGTCCCATCATAAAAGTTGGTAACTTCGGCGAATTCCGCCAGCatggtaaatatattaaaggggcattcctgcgtttgctgcattgtaaggtgtttcagactaatacaatatttcaacgattaaacttacatattaaatatattttcttgtttagaatatcaatgtctgtatattcaatatgtttgttgtcgtcttaatatttgtaagaagcccaaactggattttgtcttcaaataatttcgtacgtacgaaaaaaacccatttaggaaataaaatgaaatttaacctagtacaaatattagaacgatcagaaacacgcttaatatattgtatgcagaaaaaatatttgatatgtaatgacAGTCGTTAACatgtctttgttagtcgataacatcttaaatattgcagcaaactcgggaatgtccctttaaatatattaaagctGTAATAtctagactttttttttttatttagccTTTTAAAATAGACCATACACATCATTTTTCTTCCTGCGACACTCCATTCTTCGATATCTTTTAGATCCAGTTGTTAATATAGATACTGTAGACTCATTTGGGAAGGAACACACATAGGAAGTGGGGTGGCAACCACACTGTTTATGAGCTGAGTTATGGGacgacagaaagaaaaaaaagatgcgTTATTGGTAGGTGGAAATCCCCATCTCCCCGTCCCATCCCCGACTACGCCAGTGGTAAAATCTATTACTTCGTCTTTAGCTACGGAATGATGGGACGGTTTCTCTGAAGGAaggaagtattttatttaacgacgcactcaacacattttatttacggttatatggcgtcaaacatatggttaaggaccacacagatattgaaagaggaaacccgctgtcctcacttcatgggctactcttttcgattagcagcaagggatcttttacatgcaccatcccacagacagtgtagtacatgccacggtttttgttacaccagttgtggagcactggccggaacgagaaatagccaaatgggtccaccgacgggaatcgatcctagaccgaccgcgcatcaagcgaacactttaccattgggctacgtcccggcccttGCTGATTTATATACCAgtgtattaaaatacatgtcggaaaatatgtttttcgtgTCAAGGCAGCTAATCATATACACTGATAGCGAAAACacacgagtttattaaaacagcaGCTGTGTTCGTATTTTGCATTACGGAGACGACGTCATAATAATATGAAGCTGAGAGACGGTAGCTTTAAGATATGTTCCGTGTATTAGTTTCAACCTTTAtgttgctttatttaacgacacctgtagggtacattcatttattaatcatcggccattggatgtcaaacatttgataattctgacccGTAGTCTTAGTTTGATTTGACACAGtgcaacataataatatattatcagATAATACAGAATCAGTCATTATCGGTCAAAATCAGGAAATTTGTCCTCGCAAGTAGTCTGCTATTTGACTGttattatttcatggcagacagctatgacgtggcaactatttgactgaagttgacaggggagagcatgtagtttgtaaacatgtgtaacttgttgacattgaaaacTTGTTTGTGATCATTccagcccatgcaaaagtagtgctttttgtgttaaatgggtgtactccggccagcaatctgattaaaagtagctctactggtctcaccagtagatctaacagcattgcgtggactcccatgttcatgtgacatttcatctataaataacaatttaattatcgaccaattacacttcgccttttatagcgttattcgggagcatacacattctaaaaatatcgagcaagactatttatgcaataggcgaacttgttggtctatttcaacattgaaaaaacagggagaaaagtgcagtaataagctctggattgtatactagtataaacagattttatggctataccatcacaggttttgttttcgtcttgaaacgatttttatataaaattttatattgaaattagtttccggcatacttcgtaattcacccgaatcatttcgtataccctcggcacaatcccgaatgttttcaaattcttttcaaatcactggcatgattttgcaagtaaggttttgattggtcgaatgaaaggtcaactggacatgagctccaacgggctgctgttagatccacatgtaatagtggagctaattttaactagattgttctgacatctagttcaccccaccccttcaaataaaatgtgtacatataaacGCAAACGCATGATtcgtatgtacgcactgcgtgggcgaattattggcacatttattttagtccttggcccaaatatttggtgaataagtgaacaaaataatttgggggccgaattttccaaaattgatctTTGCCGAATGGtaagtcataagtagtcgaataaacaaagtttttagtacataatggatagggaccactcacacaggatctcctccactctataaatatcagaagcctttctggaagtcagtatatgagtcAATGACCGCACTTCCAGTTATGCAGCCTTTGCAAGCAGTCGCAGTGGGTTGTACTctgcaattacccccccccaccccccaccccccccatctggggggggggggctaattgCTACTTACGGCTCCCTACTGGAGTATCgagtctcgtacaccgggtcacgggcaaccgtgaccttggtgtacggagaccgtatacagaagaaaggaaggtggaggaagaggagacgtgcgccagcggcggcgcagggggggtcaaaaccggtggctaaaccggCGGCGGCGACTCCTTCTGCTCGACCGCCGAACGCCGCTCACCCGAGCAAGAAGACTGAAACAGAAGAGGTTCCGGCCCCGGATGTACCAGCTTCCACGCTAACGGCAGAGCCAGAGTTGACGGAGCTCGACACAGCGATCTGTGAAACCCCGATCAACCGGCCACCTGCACCACGATCTTCGTTAGCGCTTCCGGACTTGTCGCCGATTTTACAGGCGACAaccgttgaggcgcaggcccggaagGGGGCGGTTGCAAAGCggaaggcgaccactcccccgagtggcAACAGAGACAGGCCAAGCCGACCGCAACAACAACCGCCGAAGCCGACCGATGATACAGCTGAAActtggtcactgcaggccggccgGTTACAACAGCGCTACCACCAGCTGATCAAAACAAAGGTCGAGGACGTCAGGCAGCTCATCAGCCCGCCTAAACATCACGCATACCACCCGTTACCAGCAAGTCGTGATGAAGGTGACTATGCTTTCCAACGTCTCAGGGTGCAGGAGGGCCACTTCGCAGTTTGCGTGACCATCAGGCGGTCCGGAGTTTACAACCAAGCGCTGCTGCTCCCAGAGATGGACAACCCAACAATACATCGGATCTTAAAGACCATCTTGGGGACAGAGTACCGGTCCATCACTCGAGTCCTAGCAGCCTCCGAGTACCGCCAATACCTCCCGCGCCTTGACACCAAGGATTTCATTGGTACGCCTTAGACAACCTCCAACCTCCTACCAACCTCCTTTGCCTCCGTGAGTATGGACATTACTGACTTTAACCCTTTAGGCCGTCATTtccaaaactttgtttattttttttgtaaacagtcggTAACCTTTTATTTtcggcagtccgtctaaattgctcaaatcaccttaaaaccatttcggccgagcagtcaaaactAATTTTTGGTTTAACTTTTTAGTCCAGACAGGTATGGACGCAGATAGCTTATGTAGACTCAGGTACTTGACAAGTTTTACCGAGGAAttgaaattcagccaatcagagcacggctcccactcggggTTACCTGAGGtctgcgaagtgtctgctatttggtccgcgctctcGCTGGACTCTACTAACTGGCCTTTTTCCAAAacctgcccacctcaaacttacccctcccccccccccccccccccccccccccccgctccggagtcagtcactggcgaagtcagaggctaattccgaagtgggcgtgcctgaaccatttttggataggggcacgagaaaatagttccGAATCcgaatgaccgccatacaacaacgcactatagtggtgaaagcattgctatatgtgttctgacatctagttcaccccaccccttgaaataaaatgtgtacatataaacgcaaatgtatgtatcgtatgtgcgcactgcgtgggcgaattattgGCACACTTAtattagtccttggcccaaatacttggtgaataagtgaaaaaataaattttggggccaaattttctaaaattgatttttgccgaatggtaaGTCATAAGTATTcgtataaacaaagtttttagtacataatggatagggaccactcacataGGGTCTCCTCTACTCTATAAATAccagaaccctttctggaagtcagtatatgagacaatgaccgccatacaagaacgcactatagtggtgaaagcattgatatgtgttctgacatctagttcaccccaccccttcaaataaagtgtgtatatataaacgcaaatgtatgtatcgtatgtacgaactgcgtgggcgaattactggcatatttattttagtccttggaccaaatatttggtgaataagtgaaaaaactaattttggggccgaattttccaataTTGATTTTTGACGAATGGtaagtcataagtagtcgaataaacaaagtttttagtacataatggatagagatcactcacacagggtctcctccactctataaatatcagaaccctttatGGAAGttagtatatgaggcaatgaccgccatacaagatATATGtcttctgacatccagttcaccatTCTTCAAGTAAACTTTGTACATATAAATGCATGTGTATATAGCGTATGTAGGCACTAtctgggcgaattataggcacatttattttagtcaatggcgcaaatatttgacaaataaGTGAAAGAAAATACAGTTTGGGGCATAATTTTCCTGTATTgttttttgccgaatggtgagtcataaatagtcgaataaacacagtttttagtaCATAATGGCTAggcaccactcacacagggtctccttcACTCTATACATaacagaaccctttctggaagttAGTATATGAGGAAATGTTCACCAGACAAGAACgtactatagtggtgaaaacattgctatatgtgttccgacatctagttcaccccaccccttcaagtACAATGTGTACATATAAACGTAGGTGTATATAGCGTATGAAGGCACTGCCTGGGCGAATTATAGGTAAAAAATCTTTAGTCACTGGCGCAAATATTAGGCAAATAAATGAAAAAGCAAAGTTTAGGGCGTAATTTTCCTgtattgatttttgccgaatggggAGTCATaattagtcgaataaacacaggttttaatatataactgatAGGAGCCACAAACACAGGGTATCcaccactctataaatatcagaaccctttctggaagtcagtatatgatgCAATGACCGCCATAAGAGAAAACTATATATTTGTGATAACATTGATATGtcttctgacatctagttcaccccactccttcaactaaaatgtgtacatataaacACAAATGTATCTATCGTATGTACTCACTCGTACGCGAATCATGAGCGTACTTTGTTAGTCTTtaacccaaatatttggtaaataaatgaaaaaaatggggggCCAAATTCACCCACTAGGAATGTAAGTCCAGGGGACTAGAagtactaggaatgaaagtctAGCGGACTTATAGTATTAGGAATgaaatcaatataataatattaaagtaaaaCTATAAATTGTGTGGCTTTTAGATTCGAACTCTACACTTATCCATTCCACTACGAGGGAGGACTGGCAAAAGCTGAGGTTTTTTTTAGTCATGCCTTTCTGACAACTCGTGCAGAAACGTACCCTATAACATACTGATTTCTATTAATATCCAAGGAAACTGGAAAAAAtctaagtccggtaggaatacaagtcctaggtgtactatatagaaaataaaatggcaacATTAAATTCCGAATgcaagtccgggtaggactaacGATCCTTATGTATGAAGGTCCTCGgttcctaggacttgtattccttttgCAACGGTATTAATTGCGCTGATATTGCAGACCCCAACGACCAGACTGCAGATATACCAGCCCAGTATGAATAATATGttgcggggagggggggggggggggggggggcagcttcTTAGAGGAAGGGCATAAGccatattttatctttattcataaaGAATAGGACACAAAAACGTAAATTTTTGTGGTTTTCGTGTGGgtaggtggggggtgggggcatagACACCCACCGTTACTATGGGCCTGTATATTCCTGAAAACATTGGGTGCTGTATATTCTTCCTGGTTCAGTATATATCAGAATGAGAATACACTGATCACCAACATTGAGACTAGCATGTTCATATGGGTTTAATAGTGATTTTTGTGGGTGGACGAGTGGCACAGACACCCACCGTTACTATtactagaccggcctcggtggcgtcgtggcaagccatcggtctacaggctggtaggtactgggttcggatcccagtcgaggcatgggatttttaatcgagataccgactccaaaccctgagtgagtgctccgcaaggctcaatgggtaggtgtaaaccacttgcaccgaccagtgatccataactggttcaacaaaggccatggtttgtgctatcctgcctgtgggaagcgcaaataaaagatcccttgctgcctgtcgtaaaaagagtagcctatgtggcgacagcgggtttcctctaaaaacagcgtcagaatgaccatatgtttgacgtccaatagccgatgataagataaaaaatcaatgtgctctagcggcgtcgttaaataaaacaaactttactttttttacccACCGTTACTATGGGCCTGTATATTCCTGAAAACATTGGGTGCTGTATATTCTTCCTGGTTCAGCATGTATAAGAATGAGAATACACTGATCACCAACACTGAGACTAGTATGTTCATATGCATTTCTTTTCACGTTGGTAGACTCGAAAAGTGGAAAGTGCAAATACGAGAGAACCTTGACTGAATGTTGATGTAACTCCATAAACGATGGCGACTTATAGCAGTATTAAACAACAGAACGACGTATAACTGCGTATCAAcagtaaaacatgaaatgtaaCACGATTTCGCTAATACGTGTGTTTACCGTTATTCTAGCATATCAATATGACCAataatcaatgggctctagtggcggtgtaaaaaataaaaaaacaccttttttttacACAATTGTACAATAAGTCTTTAACAAATTGAAACTAAACGTAACGCGgaaacaaattatttgtttaacgacaccactagagcagattgattaattaatcatcggctattggatgtcaaacgtttgctaattatgactcgtagtcatcagaggaaacccggtatatttttcctaatgcagcaaggaatcttttatatgcactttctcacagacagtatagcacataccacgacatttgaccagttgtggtgcacttgttgaaacaagaaaaaacccagttagttgaatggatccactgaggtgcttcgatcctgcgacgtaagcacctcaagcgcgcgctcaaccgactgaactaaatcccgaaGCTAGGCCCGTGAGTTCTACTCCCACGTATATCCATATGTTGCACAATTAAATTGACTGTGACAAAGTAACAATAGCTCAACTTATCGTGCAGAATGAAAACAGTATGAGTCCTAAGTAGAACATGATACATCTATCGCATTGTATCAATAGTTATACTTAGTGTgaatattgaaaacaatgtgCGTTCTATGTGTATCCGGCTGCTAATGAATTGTCTAATTATGTGCTTGAACTAGTGCGAAATTTAGCGTGAAGGTTGTAATCAGCCTTGGCATATCACGCTGGTCATATGAATAACACAATATAACGCTAGCAATCTGGAACGTTCATGTATAAACGTATGAGGCAGGGGGATGAGGGACAACTCCCCCCACTGAATctaaacctcaaattcgggcaaatattATACGGATATTCtgtcaaaatgtgctaacctgagacgctttaccatgcatttccatcattcttcgctcaaaatgtgttaacctgagACGCTTTACCATGCATTTCCGTCATtcttcgcttgatgcgaggttgGTTGgatttagcgggttttcttggggtttttttttttttaatacatattaaagTCGTTGAACTTCGTTCTCCAGATACCCACATTTTTCTGTT
Proteins encoded:
- the LOC121389674 gene encoding uncharacterized protein LOC121389674, with protein sequence MIIKYGEKKPYECFRRFRKIPRTILADTSEEGELKKETTNTEEIIFTVLEKLLRAKNTQTRDLQSSGSRAHMLRPIIKVGNFGEFRQHASTLTAEPELTELDTAICETPINRPPAPRSSLALPDLSPILQATTVEAQARKGAVAKRKATTPPSGNRDRPSRPQQQPPKPTDDTAETWSLQAGRLQQRYHQLIKTKVEDVRQLISPPKHHAYHPLPASRDEGDYAFQRLRVQEGHFAVCVTIRRSGVYNQALLLPEMDNPTIHRILKTILGTEYRSITRVLAASEYRQYLPRLDTKDFIGTP